A section of the Arabiibacter massiliensis genome encodes:
- a CDS encoding LuxR C-terminal-related transcriptional regulator, producing the protein MPYRTASEEEPRAAQEGADAGRPRDTLILDFLLIVIGFGLCRTWIIFCLGAPLVAGATASLNWMYLAFGAITALAVSFVVNRNGSRSAKARVALFRLTPVALLASGVLIPLAIWLDSEPLIAVGFAAGGVGAGPLQVLWGDRFARHSTVFAALASPAAAIVTALVAGLATDNTSFIGFAIIPLLSFALLLFEANRTGLTWKDLQRMPAADAGAAASPGEEACGDGEKRTAVVGLGVGKLMFSIMTFSFLCRLFDVVPADDDPFAFFGGSAIFSLIVVGVAFLLIVARLRDRFNATLTYRLSLPLMVAGFVAIALFFDTHAAVSLLLINVGYEFFDILTWVLFVDVARRRGEHALHIFGLGVAFMFAGMALGNLAGGVIDSLVASGDVQITVVAMLATLCLVVVAFMVLPEGVVAQLSDSVRTGRKEREAEARLDEPASEAGVGRLERHCACVAEDYGLTPRESEVIVLLAYGRTLSIIARDLQIAKGTARTHIENIYRKLDVHKQQELIDLVESYEA; encoded by the coding sequence ATGCCTTACCGCACCGCAAGCGAGGAGGAACCCAGGGCCGCCCAGGAGGGCGCGGACGCGGGCCGCCCGCGCGACACGCTCATACTCGACTTCCTGCTCATCGTCATAGGGTTCGGCCTCTGCCGGACGTGGATCATCTTCTGCCTGGGCGCGCCGCTCGTGGCGGGCGCCACCGCGTCGCTCAACTGGATGTACCTCGCGTTCGGGGCCATCACGGCGCTCGCCGTGTCGTTCGTGGTGAACCGCAACGGATCGCGCAGCGCCAAGGCGCGGGTGGCGCTGTTTCGGCTCACGCCCGTCGCCCTGCTGGCGAGCGGCGTCCTCATCCCCCTCGCCATCTGGCTGGACAGCGAGCCCCTCATAGCCGTCGGCTTCGCGGCGGGCGGCGTGGGAGCCGGTCCCTTGCAGGTGCTCTGGGGCGACCGCTTCGCGCGCCACTCCACCGTGTTCGCCGCGCTCGCCTCGCCGGCGGCCGCCATCGTCACGGCTCTCGTGGCGGGGCTCGCCACCGACAACACGAGCTTCATCGGGTTCGCCATCATCCCGCTGCTGTCGTTCGCGCTGCTGCTGTTCGAGGCCAACCGCACGGGTCTCACGTGGAAGGATCTGCAGAGGATGCCCGCCGCGGACGCCGGCGCGGCGGCGTCGCCCGGCGAGGAGGCCTGCGGAGACGGCGAGAAGCGCACCGCCGTGGTGGGCCTCGGCGTGGGCAAGCTCATGTTCTCCATCATGACGTTCTCGTTTCTGTGCCGCCTCTTCGATGTGGTGCCCGCCGACGACGACCCCTTCGCCTTCTTCGGCGGCAGCGCCATCTTCTCGCTCATCGTGGTGGGCGTGGCGTTTCTGCTCATCGTGGCCCGGCTGCGCGACCGCTTCAACGCCACGCTCACCTACCGTCTGTCGCTGCCCCTGATGGTGGCGGGGTTCGTGGCCATCGCGCTGTTCTTCGACACGCACGCGGCCGTGTCGCTTCTGCTCATCAACGTGGGATACGAGTTCTTCGACATCCTCACCTGGGTGCTGTTCGTGGACGTGGCGCGGCGGCGGGGCGAGCACGCGCTGCACATCTTCGGGCTGGGCGTGGCGTTCATGTTCGCCGGCATGGCGCTGGGCAACCTCGCGGGCGGGGTGATCGACTCGCTCGTGGCCAGCGGCGACGTGCAGATCACGGTGGTGGCCATGCTGGCGACGCTGTGCCTGGTGGTGGTGGCGTTCATGGTGCTGCCCGAAGGCGTGGTGGCGCAGCTGTCGGATTCGGTGCGCACGGGCCGCAAGGAGCGCGAGGCCGAGGCACGGCTCGACGAGCCCGCCTCCGAGGCCGGCGTCGGGCGGCTCGAGCGGCACTGCGCGTGCGTGGCCGAGGACTACGGCCTGACGCCGCGCGAGAGCGAGGTCATCGTGCTCTTGGCGTACGGCCGCACGCTCTCCATCATCG